The Candidatus Zixiibacteriota bacterium genome window below encodes:
- the prsR gene encoding PEP-CTERM-box response regulator transcription factor has translation MSDKEATILIVDDEVGIRTQLSFALEDHYEVLSAATAAEALAHTRAGHPNVVLLDLALSPYGDSQEGLALLPELLEIDPTLKVIMVTGNGERNNALSAVKHGAFDFYVKPIDLDELSVIIKRAVYLQKLELENARLSAVLSQQKGFSNIIGTSSRMQKVFKVVDTVATTPYTVLITGESGTGKELIAKAIHQRSERADKPFVTINCGAIPETLLESELFGHEKGAFTDAFQQKLGKFELANQGTLFLDEIGELSLQLQVKLLRFLQDKIIERVGGRGTIQVDVRVIAATNRSLEAEVARKQFREDLYYRLSVITIELPPLREREDDVLLIADFLLRTYGEENRKLNLSFTSSALQALRVYEWPGNIRELENRIKRAVILCGSNRISAVDLGFSATPEAEMKSLQE, from the coding sequence ATGAGCGATAAAGAAGCCACGATCCTGATCGTCGATGATGAAGTCGGCATCCGCACGCAATTAAGCTTTGCACTGGAAGACCACTACGAGGTTTTGTCCGCTGCCACCGCAGCCGAAGCTCTGGCGCACACCCGCGCCGGCCACCCCAACGTCGTCCTGCTCGATTTGGCCCTTTCGCCGTATGGCGACTCCCAGGAGGGTCTGGCGCTGCTGCCGGAGCTTTTGGAGATCGATCCGACCTTAAAGGTCATCATGGTGACCGGCAACGGCGAACGCAACAACGCCTTGAGCGCCGTCAAACACGGCGCCTTCGACTTCTACGTCAAGCCGATCGATCTGGACGAGCTATCCGTCATCATCAAACGGGCCGTGTATCTCCAGAAACTTGAACTGGAAAACGCTCGTCTGTCCGCAGTGCTGAGCCAACAGAAGGGCTTCAGCAACATCATCGGCACATCGTCGCGCATGCAGAAGGTCTTCAAGGTCGTCGACACCGTCGCGACGACACCATACACCGTGCTGATTACCGGCGAGTCGGGGACCGGCAAGGAGCTGATCGCCAAAGCCATCCATCAACGCTCCGAGCGCGCCGACAAACCGTTTGTCACGATCAACTGCGGGGCCATCCCGGAAACTCTGCTCGAATCGGAACTATTCGGCCACGAGAAGGGGGCGTTCACCGACGCGTTCCAGCAAAAGCTCGGCAAGTTCGAGCTCGCCAATCAGGGCACCCTCTTCCTCGATGAAATTGGCGAGTTGTCGCTGCAACTCCAGGTGAAACTTCTGCGCTTCCTGCAGGACAAGATTATCGAGCGGGTCGGTGGGCGGGGAACGATTCAGGTCGATGTCCGCGTGATCGCCGCGACGAATCGTTCGCTGGAGGCCGAGGTTGCCCGCAAGCAATTCCGCGAAGACCTGTACTATCGGCTTTCGGTGATCACCATCGAATTGCCGCCGCTGCGGGAGCGGGAAGATGACGTGCTCCTGATCGCCGACTTCCTGTTGCGTACTTATGGCGAAGAAAACCGCAAACTGAATCTTTCCTTCACCAGTTCGGCACTGCAAGCCCTGCGGGTTTACGAATGGCCCGGCAATATCCGCGAACTCGAGAACCGCATTAAACGCGCCGTGATTCTGTGCGGTTCAAACCGAATCAGCGCGGTTGACCTCGGTTTCAGTGCAACACCCGAGGCGGAAATGAAGTCGCTGCAAGAGG